Proteins encoded together in one Chitinophaga varians window:
- a CDS encoding dihydrofolate reductase family protein, which produces MRKVIAAINMTIDGYCDHTYGVADDELHDHYTALLRNADTILYGRTTYQLMESYWPLVAKNPTGDKSTDEFAMVMEHITKVVFSYTLKSVDWDSATLAKRSIEEEVLALRRQPGKNILVGSRSLIIALLNLHLIDEFQLCIHPVIAGKGLPLFANISESMKLHLTKTKTFGSGATVFYYEPQRS; this is translated from the coding sequence ATGAGAAAGGTGATTGCCGCAATTAATATGACGATTGATGGTTATTGTGATCACACCTATGGCGTGGCAGATGATGAACTGCATGATCACTACACCGCGCTGTTGCGTAATGCAGACACTATCTTGTATGGAAGGACCACTTACCAGCTGATGGAAAGTTACTGGCCCCTGGTGGCGAAAAATCCCACAGGCGACAAATCAACGGATGAATTTGCAATGGTGATGGAGCATATTACCAAAGTAGTTTTTTCCTATACACTGAAAAGTGTTGACTGGGACAGTGCCACTTTGGCGAAAAGAAGTATTGAAGAAGAGGTATTGGCATTGCGCCGGCAACCGGGAAAAAATATCCTGGTGGGCAGCCGAAGCTTGATTATTGCCTTGCTGAACCTCCATCTGATCGATGAATTCCAGCTCTGTATCCATCCGGTGATAGCAGGGAAAGGCCTGCCGTTATTCGCCAATATAAGCGAGAGCATGAAGCTTCATCTCACCAAAACAAAAACCTTTGGCTCAGGCGCCACCGTATTTTACTACGAGCCTCAGCGATCATGA
- a CDS encoding NRAMP family divalent metal transporter, which yields MSKQKSSAIMGAAFLMATSAIGPGFLTQTTVFTWQLGAAFGFVVLISILLDIGAQLNIWRVLAITERRAQDLANDLLPGLGYLLAALVVLGGLAFNIGNIAGCGLGIQVITGMDTVYGALLSCGIALFVFWIKEMGYMLDQFTRWLGLLMVLLTVYIAVSSQPPLGEAIRQTVWPSVIDTKAIITLVGGTVGGYISFAGAHRLLDAGISGTGQLKLVNKSAVSGIIITGIMRTVLFLATLGVVAKGIALDSNNPPASVFRIVAGVAGYRFFGVVMWSAAITSVVGAAYTSVSFLKTFHPLILAYERWIISFFIVFSTIVFVFVGNPVQLLITAGALNGLILPVALAVILVAALKKKLMGAYRYPVWLQAIGWCVVLIMGWLSTVTLIAWIR from the coding sequence GTGAGTAAACAAAAATCTTCCGCCATTATGGGCGCTGCTTTCCTGATGGCCACTTCCGCTATCGGACCGGGCTTTCTGACGCAGACCACCGTTTTCACGTGGCAGCTGGGCGCCGCCTTCGGATTTGTGGTGCTGATATCTATCTTACTGGATATCGGCGCACAACTCAATATATGGCGTGTGCTGGCTATCACAGAGCGCCGCGCACAGGACCTCGCCAATGACCTGTTGCCGGGACTGGGTTACCTGCTGGCCGCACTGGTAGTACTGGGCGGACTGGCTTTCAACATCGGAAACATAGCGGGTTGCGGACTAGGGATACAGGTGATCACCGGGATGGACACGGTATATGGCGCGCTGCTCAGTTGCGGTATTGCATTATTCGTTTTCTGGATAAAAGAGATGGGATATATGCTCGATCAGTTTACCCGTTGGCTGGGCCTGCTGATGGTGCTGCTGACCGTTTACATCGCTGTCAGCTCACAGCCGCCGCTCGGAGAAGCCATCCGCCAAACCGTCTGGCCTTCCGTTATCGACACTAAAGCGATCATCACGCTGGTAGGCGGCACTGTTGGAGGATATATCAGTTTTGCCGGCGCACACCGGCTGCTGGACGCGGGCATCAGCGGAACGGGGCAACTAAAGCTGGTCAACAAGAGCGCTGTCAGCGGTATCATTATCACCGGCATTATGCGCACCGTCCTGTTCCTGGCCACCCTTGGCGTAGTGGCCAAAGGCATAGCGCTGGACAGCAATAATCCGCCGGCATCGGTATTCCGCATCGTGGCGGGCGTAGCAGGCTACCGGTTCTTCGGCGTGGTGATGTGGAGCGCAGCGATTACTTCTGTTGTAGGCGCTGCTTATACTTCAGTATCTTTTCTGAAAACATTTCACCCCCTGATATTGGCCTATGAGCGCTGGATCATATCGTTCTTTATTGTTTTCTCCACCATCGTCTTTGTTTTCGTTGGAAACCCGGTACAGCTGTTGATTACAGCCGGTGCACTGAACGGTCTTATTCTACCGGTGGCATTGGCGGTGATATTGGTCGCTGCCCTGAAAAAGAAACTGATGGGCGCCTACAGATACCCTGTATGGCTACAGGCAATAGGCTGGTGCGTAGTACTCATTATGGGATGGCTCAGTACTGTTACGCTGATAGCCTGGATAAGATAA
- a CDS encoding serine hydrolase domain-containing protein: MKSALSICFIITTGLFAGVKTHAQQSILTDNPLKNKLDSAVHQAALIYLKNDSANGLVIGVTQNGQRRLYRYGENVKGSGQLTPPGLYYNIGSVAKTFVATMLAVAVTEKKAALHDDIRKYLPGTFDNLQFNGHPIRLVDLANHTSGLPGSFHDYSWAADRLKGQTLSEQADFFATYTQDSLLADLHRLRPDTIPGTRFRYNSAAYMLLTCILERIYRQSYDQLVTTYLQKHFGMLHTTPLLTRTELRNTAQGYNRQGDQVAYINLKGYFIGPSMNATVSDIVSYLQAQLAEKNEAIRLSHRTTFGKTTDGFGVGLGWMANVENGQRYFYHDGNTKLGFNTLCTVYPGQQLGIVIIANDVVGQDRLGQLENNIRKFM, encoded by the coding sequence ATGAAAAGCGCCCTCAGCATATGTTTCATCATCACTACCGGTTTATTCGCAGGTGTTAAAACCCATGCCCAACAAAGCATACTGACTGACAACCCTTTGAAAAACAAACTTGATTCCGCGGTGCATCAGGCAGCGCTGATCTATCTGAAAAACGACTCTGCCAATGGGCTGGTCATTGGAGTGACCCAAAACGGGCAGCGGCGGCTGTACCGTTATGGAGAGAATGTAAAGGGCAGTGGCCAGCTTACTCCTCCCGGGCTGTACTATAATATCGGCTCCGTGGCCAAAACGTTTGTCGCCACCATGCTCGCTGTGGCGGTGACAGAAAAGAAAGCAGCACTCCATGATGATATCCGGAAATATTTACCCGGCACATTTGACAATTTACAATTCAACGGTCACCCCATACGCCTGGTAGATTTAGCCAACCATACCTCCGGCCTGCCCGGCTCATTTCATGATTATTCCTGGGCAGCGGACCGGCTCAAAGGACAAACGCTCAGCGAACAGGCCGATTTTTTCGCCACCTACACCCAGGACAGCCTGCTGGCAGATCTGCACAGATTAAGGCCAGACACCATACCAGGCACGCGGTTCCGCTATAACAGCGCCGCCTATATGCTGCTGACCTGTATCCTGGAACGGATTTACCGACAGTCTTATGACCAGCTGGTAACTACCTACCTGCAAAAGCACTTTGGCATGTTGCATACCACGCCCCTGCTTACCCGGACGGAGCTGAGGAATACAGCACAGGGATATAACCGCCAGGGCGACCAGGTGGCGTACATCAACCTGAAAGGCTATTTTATAGGTCCTTCCATGAATGCGACGGTCAGTGACATAGTCAGTTACCTGCAAGCCCAGCTGGCAGAGAAAAACGAAGCTATCAGGCTGTCTCACCGGACCACCTTTGGCAAAACAACCGATGGCTTTGGCGTCGGCCTCGGCTGGATGGCAAACGTGGAAAACGGTCAGCGTTACTTTTATCACGACGGTAACACGAAACTCGGGTTCAATACGCTTTGTACCGTGTATCCGGGCCAACAGCTGGGGATTGTCATTATTGCCAACGATGTAGTTGGTCAGGACAGGTTAGGGCAACTGGAAAATAATATCAGGAAGTTCATGTAA
- a CDS encoding 2OG-Fe(II) oxygenase → MQTITETAENTQLFDYAHWNAQLPTLSKDYQGASPYPHIVLENFMNPDVLATCAREFDKLNEEEGWINYVHYNENKAGLNKLDLLPATIRKTINELNSPEFLAFLSELTGIKGLMKDDLLEGGGIHQSKRGGYLNIHADFTVHPHHRHWQRRVNVLVYLNPDWVEEWGGKLELWDTQMKACEKKVLPIFNRCVIFNTDADSYHGHPEPTTCPEDRHRRSIALYYYTEEAQPFRRATHYMVRPGEEKKKFMVKLDNTMVAVYTEIKGMLGSNDKVVSKILRFFSGKKKKK, encoded by the coding sequence GTGCAAACTATCACTGAAACAGCGGAAAACACGCAATTATTCGATTACGCTCATTGGAATGCTCAGTTGCCTACGCTCAGCAAAGATTACCAGGGAGCCAGTCCTTATCCTCATATTGTATTGGAAAATTTCATGAACCCCGATGTTCTGGCCACCTGCGCCCGGGAGTTTGATAAATTAAATGAGGAAGAAGGGTGGATCAACTACGTCCATTACAATGAAAATAAAGCCGGGTTGAATAAACTCGACCTCTTGCCGGCCACTATCAGGAAAACGATCAACGAACTGAATTCTCCTGAATTTCTGGCGTTTCTCAGCGAGCTGACCGGCATCAAAGGCCTGATGAAAGACGATCTCCTGGAAGGTGGCGGCATACATCAGTCCAAAAGAGGCGGTTACCTGAACATACATGCCGATTTCACCGTACACCCGCACCATCGTCACTGGCAACGCCGGGTAAACGTGCTGGTATACCTCAACCCCGACTGGGTAGAGGAGTGGGGCGGTAAGCTGGAACTGTGGGACACACAGATGAAGGCTTGCGAAAAGAAAGTGCTGCCCATCTTTAATCGTTGCGTGATCTTTAATACAGACGCCGATTCCTATCACGGACATCCGGAACCTACTACCTGCCCCGAAGACCGTCACAGAAGATCGATCGCACTGTATTATTATACCGAAGAAGCCCAGCCTTTCCGCAGAGCTACACATTACATGGTACGCCCGGGCGAAGAGAAAAAGAAATTCATGGTGAAGCTGGACAATACCATGGTGGCCGTTTACACGGAAATCAAAGGTATGCTGGGATCAAATGATAAAGTGGTGAGCAAGATATTGCGGTTTTTCTCCGGGAAGAAGAAAAAGAAATAA
- a CDS encoding glycosyltransferase family 10 domain-containing protein, giving the protein MRLNFWRYLFKTDDHYTYTPFDNGVEVLNFWPGQASKDLWLYRFVTARFEDILDKENSLLLASLFGDKSHIRKSPSKTKVFFSGENLARFRRYRDYCADFVDLSLGSDHINRPGYLRFPLWIMFLFEPDSTYESIKAKLDSIKQNSGNIIAAKQRFCSLICSHDKNGNRKKLFNLISTVEKVDSAGKFLNNTDALKTVYQDNKVAFLRQYKFNICPENTNRHGYVTEKVFEAIVSGCIPIYWGDNNHPEPDILNKKAILFYDRKNPAALLHQVKTLHDNREAYTEFIMQDRFQPGAADRIYEMFTALEHGIRAGLTKPR; this is encoded by the coding sequence ATGAGACTTAATTTCTGGCGCTATTTGTTTAAAACCGATGACCATTACACCTACACTCCGTTTGACAACGGCGTTGAAGTGCTGAACTTCTGGCCGGGACAGGCCAGTAAGGACCTCTGGCTGTACCGTTTTGTCACCGCCAGATTTGAAGACATTCTGGATAAAGAGAATTCACTGTTGCTGGCATCGCTTTTCGGAGACAAGTCACATATCAGGAAAAGTCCTTCCAAAACCAAAGTGTTCTTCTCCGGTGAAAATCTTGCGAGGTTCCGGAGATACCGCGATTATTGCGCTGATTTCGTCGATCTGTCCCTCGGCTCCGATCACATTAATCGTCCAGGATATCTCAGGTTCCCCTTGTGGATAATGTTTTTATTCGAGCCTGACAGCACCTATGAATCTATCAAAGCGAAACTAGATAGTATTAAACAAAACAGCGGGAACATCATAGCGGCCAAACAACGTTTCTGTTCCCTGATTTGCAGCCATGATAAAAACGGCAACCGGAAAAAACTATTCAACCTGATCAGCACAGTGGAAAAAGTGGACAGCGCCGGTAAGTTCCTGAACAACACGGATGCCCTGAAAACGGTGTACCAGGATAACAAAGTAGCGTTCCTCCGGCAATACAAGTTCAACATATGCCCGGAGAATACCAACCGGCATGGTTATGTGACAGAGAAAGTCTTTGAAGCGATCGTGAGCGGTTGTATACCCATTTATTGGGGAGATAACAATCATCCCGAACCGGACATACTCAATAAAAAAGCTATCCTCTTTTACGACAGGAAAAATCCTGCGGCCCTTTTACACCAGGTAAAAACACTGCATGATAACAGGGAAGCCTATACGGAATTTATTATGCAGGACCGGTTTCAGCCCGGCGCCGCCGATCGTATTTATGAGATGTTTACTGCCCTGGAACATGGCATCAGGGCAGGATTGACCAAACCCCGTTAA
- a CDS encoding biotin-dependent carboxyltransferase family protein, translating to MSIAVLQQGIMDTIQDKGRYGFQHLGINPGGVMDRIAMAVANALTGNPPGEAVLELHFPAGKYLFEAPALIALSGGDFSAAINGLAVPMHKLLYVQAGAILTFEKLRSGARCYLAVRHGFSLTPWLGSYSTHLKVAQGGFNGRALRKGDKLPLRQSAQFTGDRHPETFPWTAATSHLYHQQGAVRILPGACWDILEASSQQQLTTGSFLIGPHSDRMGFRLNGTPLRTVRKEEQLSAGICRGAIQLLPDGQLIILMADHQTTGGYPVAAHVITADMPALAQYQPGQSLQFSVISGEAATTALWQQEKAVRYLQHASQLHLEKWLLPYELYRS from the coding sequence ATGAGCATAGCAGTACTACAACAGGGCATCATGGACACGATACAGGACAAAGGCAGATATGGTTTCCAGCATCTTGGGATCAATCCCGGCGGCGTCATGGACCGTATAGCCATGGCCGTGGCCAATGCGCTCACCGGCAATCCACCCGGTGAAGCGGTGCTGGAATTACATTTCCCTGCCGGCAAATACCTGTTTGAAGCGCCTGCCCTGATTGCCTTGTCAGGAGGAGATTTCAGCGCTGCGATCAACGGCCTCGCCGTACCGATGCATAAATTGCTGTATGTTCAGGCCGGCGCTATCCTGACGTTTGAAAAACTACGCTCCGGGGCACGTTGCTACCTGGCCGTCCGCCATGGCTTCTCCCTGACGCCATGGCTTGGCAGCTACAGCACCCATCTGAAAGTGGCACAGGGAGGCTTTAATGGCAGGGCCCTCCGCAAAGGAGACAAACTACCGCTCCGTCAATCCGCGCAGTTTACCGGTGACAGGCACCCCGAAACATTTCCGTGGACAGCCGCCACCAGCCACCTGTATCATCAACAAGGTGCTGTCCGCATCCTGCCGGGCGCCTGTTGGGACATACTGGAGGCTTCTTCACAACAGCAGCTCACTACCGGCAGTTTCCTGATAGGCCCGCATAGCGACCGTATGGGATTCCGGCTGAACGGCACGCCCCTGCGCACCGTCAGAAAAGAGGAGCAGTTATCTGCCGGCATATGCAGAGGAGCCATACAGCTTCTCCCCGATGGCCAGCTGATCATACTGATGGCCGATCACCAGACTACCGGCGGCTACCCGGTGGCAGCACATGTCATCACCGCCGATATGCCGGCGCTGGCCCAGTATCAGCCCGGGCAGTCATTGCAGTTCAGCGTCATCAGCGGGGAAGCCGCAACAACGGCATTATGGCAACAGGAAAAAGCAGTACGCTACCTGCAACACGCCAGTCAGTTACATTTGGAAAAATGGTTACTACCATATGAATTATATCGATCTTAA
- a CDS encoding ArnT family glycosyltransferase, which yields MRTPKLSTILLLAVIAALFFIPFLGRVHLFDWDEINFAECSREMLKLDDYTRIYVNFKPFWEKPPMFFWMQSLSMKVFGVNEFAARFPNAVCGIVTLIVLLICGTRLYDRKFGILWALAFGGSLFPNMYFKSGIIDPWFNLFTFLALFYFILYHWKRNGFDKEGLNKKPVFYAVWSGVFMGLAILTKGQVALMVFLMVLGIYFIYNRFRIYFNWWHALLFLIVTALVTLTWYGYETAKNGPWFITEFLKYQYRLFTTHDAGQAGFFGYHYVVLLIGCFPASLFAIPAFFKGRYTSRYDKDFKIWMILLFWVVTVLFTIVQSRIIHYSSLAWFPVTFLAAYSFYKWDRKEMDYKKYVGVLTTILGAIIAIVLLAVTLIALNIKRLIPYVHDTFAQANMAADVHWSGLEGSVGILMVVTIIVGLIQLRKHAFIKAATTYFVGTGLVIFMAAAIIVPKVEKYSQAAAIEFFEQRQGEDCYVTCLGYWSYAPFFYTHKEKPTNPNSYEESWLLSGDIDKPTYFVTKVDRVDDYKQYSLKELYRKNGFVFLKREVPVK from the coding sequence ATGCGTACACCCAAACTATCGACTATTCTATTACTGGCCGTAATTGCAGCGCTTTTTTTCATTCCTTTCCTGGGGCGTGTGCATTTGTTTGATTGGGACGAAATCAACTTTGCCGAGTGTTCGAGGGAAATGCTGAAGCTGGACGATTACACCAGGATTTATGTCAACTTTAAACCTTTTTGGGAAAAGCCGCCTATGTTCTTCTGGATGCAGAGCTTGTCCATGAAAGTATTTGGCGTCAATGAATTCGCGGCCCGGTTTCCCAATGCCGTTTGTGGTATTGTGACGCTGATCGTACTGCTCATTTGTGGTACCAGGTTATACGACAGAAAATTTGGTATTCTCTGGGCGCTTGCTTTCGGTGGTTCCCTTTTCCCTAATATGTACTTTAAATCCGGTATCATTGATCCGTGGTTTAACCTGTTCACCTTCCTGGCGCTCTTCTATTTTATATTATATCACTGGAAAAGGAATGGCTTTGACAAAGAAGGGTTAAATAAAAAACCGGTGTTCTATGCCGTATGGTCCGGCGTTTTTATGGGACTGGCCATCCTTACCAAAGGGCAGGTAGCCCTGATGGTGTTCCTGATGGTGCTGGGCATATATTTCATCTACAACCGGTTCAGGATCTATTTTAACTGGTGGCATGCACTGCTGTTCCTGATTGTGACGGCTTTGGTCACTTTGACCTGGTACGGCTACGAAACGGCTAAAAACGGTCCGTGGTTCATCACGGAGTTCCTGAAGTACCAATACCGTCTCTTTACCACCCACGATGCAGGACAGGCGGGCTTTTTCGGCTATCACTATGTAGTGCTGCTCATTGGCTGTTTTCCGGCCTCTCTTTTTGCGATCCCAGCATTCTTTAAGGGACGCTATACCAGCCGGTATGATAAAGATTTTAAAATCTGGATGATATTGTTGTTCTGGGTGGTAACAGTGTTGTTTACCATCGTGCAATCCCGCATTATCCACTACTCGTCCCTGGCCTGGTTCCCCGTTACCTTCCTGGCTGCCTATTCCTTCTATAAATGGGACAGGAAAGAAATGGACTACAAAAAATATGTGGGCGTATTAACCACCATCCTGGGAGCGATCATCGCCATCGTACTGCTGGCGGTTACGCTCATCGCCTTAAACATCAAACGACTGATACCCTACGTCCACGATACCTTCGCCCAGGCGAATATGGCTGCCGATGTACACTGGAGCGGACTGGAAGGTTCAGTAGGCATTTTAATGGTGGTGACTATCATCGTGGGATTAATACAGTTGCGCAAACACGCCTTTATCAAAGCTGCCACCACCTACTTTGTCGGAACAGGGCTGGTTATTTTCATGGCCGCCGCCATCATTGTCCCCAAAGTGGAAAAGTATTCACAGGCCGCCGCCATCGAGTTTTTCGAGCAACGCCAGGGTGAAGATTGTTATGTGACCTGCCTGGGTTACTGGAGCTACGCACCATTCTTCTATACCCACAAAGAGAAACCAACGAATCCAAATTCTTACGAGGAATCCTGGCTGTTGTCAGGAGATATTGACAAGCCCACCTATTTTGTTACTAAAGTAGACCGGGTGGATGATTACAAACAGTACTCCTTAAAAGAACTGTATCGTAAAAACGGGTTTGTGTTTTTGAAGAGAGAAGTGCCGGTGAAATAA
- a CDS encoding 5-oxoprolinase subunit PxpA yields MNYIDLNCDMGEGLDNDAAIMPFISSANIACGYHAGNADIMNKTVLLATEHKVAIGAHPGFADLEHFGRREQQLTDTALYDLVCTQIYALQTICRAHGVPLHHVKPHGALYNMAARIPAMAQTIAKAVKDIDSRLRLFGLSNSFLISAAAAAGLKTVSEVFADRTYQDDGSLTARSQPGAMIENETLAVQQVLQMVTRQEVTALSGRVVPLKAETICIHGDGAHALEYARAIHTALLDHHLTVQHP; encoded by the coding sequence ATGAATTATATCGATCTTAATTGTGACATGGGCGAAGGGCTGGACAATGACGCAGCGATCATGCCCTTCATCTCCAGCGCCAACATTGCCTGTGGTTACCATGCCGGCAATGCAGACATCATGAACAAAACCGTGCTGCTGGCGACGGAACACAAGGTAGCCATCGGCGCACATCCCGGATTTGCAGACCTGGAGCACTTCGGGCGCAGGGAACAACAGCTCACCGATACAGCGCTGTACGACCTGGTATGCACGCAGATCTACGCGCTTCAGACTATCTGCCGCGCGCATGGCGTACCGCTGCACCATGTGAAGCCTCACGGCGCGCTGTATAATATGGCCGCCCGTATACCTGCTATGGCACAAACTATTGCAAAAGCCGTAAAAGACATTGACAGCCGCCTACGGCTCTTCGGGCTGAGCAACAGTTTCCTGATCAGCGCTGCGGCTGCAGCCGGCCTGAAAACTGTCAGCGAAGTATTTGCAGACCGGACGTACCAGGACGATGGATCGCTGACGGCCCGATCACAGCCAGGCGCTATGATCGAAAATGAAACACTGGCCGTACAACAGGTACTGCAAATGGTCACCCGGCAGGAAGTGACCGCCCTGTCAGGGAGAGTTGTTCCGCTGAAAGCGGAAACCATCTGCATACACGGCGATGGCGCCCATGCGCTGGAATATGCCCGTGCCATACATACCGCCTTGCTTGATCATCATTTAACTGTCCAACACCCGTGA
- the pxpB gene encoding 5-oxoprolinase subunit PxpB: MNPDYVIHPLGDSAVILKWQQQISMAIHQEVMKTYYSLRSGTSSYILDLIPAYASLTIVYDAAQLRRHERIPGLQWMTAYIRKQTTTQATVSFPAPRELHIPVCYDPSLGPDITEMAASRHVAIEDIITWHSQTIYTVYLTGFLPGFPYMGEVCPALATPRRQQPRLHVPAGSVGIAGVQTGIYPLDSPGGWNIIGQTPLRMFDAAKADPCYCRPGDRVQFIPVTLEVFRQIQQEQ, translated from the coding sequence ATGAATCCTGACTACGTCATACATCCGCTTGGTGACAGTGCTGTTATCCTTAAATGGCAGCAGCAGATAAGTATGGCAATACATCAGGAAGTGATGAAAACCTATTATAGCCTCCGCTCCGGGACATCTTCCTATATCCTCGATCTGATACCGGCGTACGCCTCTTTAACCATCGTATATGATGCAGCACAACTCAGGCGTCACGAGCGTATACCGGGACTGCAGTGGATGACCGCCTATATACGGAAGCAAACAACCACACAGGCCACCGTTTCTTTCCCTGCTCCCCGGGAGCTGCACATCCCGGTGTGCTACGACCCGTCACTGGGACCGGACATCACAGAGATGGCCGCTTCCCGTCATGTGGCCATAGAAGATATCATCACCTGGCATTCACAAACCATATACACGGTATATCTGACAGGCTTCCTGCCGGGATTTCCGTATATGGGGGAAGTATGCCCTGCACTGGCAACCCCGCGCAGACAACAACCACGGCTACACGTTCCTGCCGGCAGCGTTGGCATTGCGGGCGTACAGACGGGCATTTACCCGCTGGACTCCCCCGGAGGCTGGAATATCATCGGGCAAACGCCCCTCCGGATGTTTGATGCCGCCAAGGCAGATCCGTGCTATTGCAGGCCCGGAGACCGGGTGCAGTTTATACCAGTCACACTGGAAGTTTTCAGACAGATACAACAGGAGCAATGA
- a CDS encoding WD40/YVTN/BNR-like repeat-containing protein — MAITTKTGEIAYADSVSGLWRSISPMDGNSRPFGWLLERTNLFNNDTAFTSGFIENEGKYDVIYRTEDGGKSWSRVNFGQDGWIDAAVSLSNGEAWMAVAGKGVAHTADFGKTWETAPSADLKQRYTKMFCNSKREGIMGSVWNSLGYSSDNGKSWIRIATPLDQKKYDKTNPDRRPELDGVTIFKNYFLVKQENMVFVSEKNPLDWKYIRNIEDFYADPEHDDLYLRLKDKSIIHVNERLDTAVVGNAAGVPFSGTCVNGNLYLLTDNNIVCIAGNKSMQQFPVLRSGNIVVEPQPFRISPDKYEYGIAGSIVYKRKLEKDEWKPMLTLAVSPDVNTLTFSPQKNEIAFEVNNDSIYHVDINNGKMRVDRKGAYLSRFQHHAVSRVIVSTGSQGCFHGYSDNLEYERDGKEFVLMDNNAQGTEHTRRMASSVEVIAKDEVDRLVKAVCNDPQKLPVMTELGFTQKDYEQCKKDIQAFNVNRRVKGRPGSTSFYIEENNVDFNKLISLVDSIQSLDSAAIGKILLNSEHMFSTTTNWMSVTLVNDNDEVLRIAYSYYEQPNAMRLPCVLSFDEETMVAFTPEITRFMDKNCPALMKDKNRMPLLYDMVKYLYSMRM; from the coding sequence ATGGCCATCACCACAAAAACGGGGGAAATCGCCTATGCTGATTCGGTCAGTGGTTTATGGCGCAGTATATCACCCATGGATGGAAACTCCAGGCCCTTTGGATGGTTACTGGAACGTACCAATCTGTTTAATAATGATACCGCTTTTACGTCCGGGTTCATCGAAAATGAGGGTAAATATGATGTCATCTACAGGACGGAGGACGGCGGAAAAAGCTGGTCCCGCGTGAATTTCGGACAAGATGGCTGGATAGACGCAGCGGTAAGCCTGTCCAATGGGGAAGCCTGGATGGCCGTTGCTGGGAAAGGCGTTGCTCATACTGCTGATTTTGGGAAAACATGGGAGACTGCGCCATCTGCGGATTTGAAACAGCGATATACCAAAATGTTCTGCAATAGCAAACGAGAGGGGATCATGGGCTCTGTCTGGAACTCATTGGGCTATTCTTCCGATAACGGTAAAAGCTGGATACGAATCGCCACACCGCTGGACCAGAAAAAGTACGATAAGACCAATCCCGACAGACGTCCGGAGTTGGATGGGGTGACCATCTTTAAAAACTACTTCCTGGTAAAACAGGAGAATATGGTTTTCGTTTCTGAAAAGAACCCTTTAGACTGGAAGTACATCAGGAATATTGAAGATTTTTATGCCGATCCGGAGCATGACGACTTGTACCTTAGATTGAAGGATAAATCCATTATTCACGTAAATGAGCGGCTGGACACGGCAGTAGTAGGAAACGCAGCAGGTGTGCCGTTTTCCGGAACCTGTGTAAACGGCAACCTTTATTTGCTCACCGATAATAATATTGTTTGTATAGCTGGAAACAAAAGTATGCAACAGTTTCCTGTGCTGCGCTCAGGCAATATTGTGGTGGAACCACAACCATTTAGGATATCTCCTGATAAATACGAGTATGGAATTGCTGGCAGCATAGTTTATAAAAGGAAATTGGAAAAGGACGAATGGAAACCTATGCTAACACTTGCTGTAAGCCCTGATGTGAATACACTGACATTTAGCCCGCAAAAGAATGAAATAGCGTTTGAGGTAAATAATGATTCCATTTATCACGTAGATATAAACAATGGTAAGATGAGAGTGGACCGGAAAGGCGCATACCTGTCCCGGTTTCAGCATCACGCTGTTAGTCGGGTAATAGTTTCTACGGGCAGCCAGGGATGTTTCCATGGTTATAGCGATAACCTGGAATATGAGAGAGACGGAAAAGAATTTGTACTGATGGACAATAATGCCCAAGGAACGGAGCATACCAGGCGAATGGCATCTTCGGTGGAGGTGATAGCAAAAGATGAGGTGGACCGATTGGTGAAAGCTGTCTGTAACGATCCCCAAAAATTGCCGGTCATGACAGAATTAGGATTTACGCAAAAGGACTATGAGCAATGTAAAAAGGATATTCAGGCGTTTAATGTTAACAGAAGGGTAAAGGGAAGACCAGGTAGTACTTCTTTCTATATCGAGGAAAATAATGTCGATTTTAATAAGCTGATTTCATTGGTAGATAGTATTCAATCACTGGACAGTGCAGCAATTGGTAAAATCCTGTTGAATAGCGAGCATATGTTTAGTACCACCACCAACTGGATGTCGGTAACGTTGGTGAATGATAATGACGAGGTACTGCGAATAGCGTATTCCTATTATGAACAGCCTAATGCTATGCGTTTGCCATGTGTCTTGTCTTTTGATGAAGAGACAATGGTGGCATTTACGCCGGAGATCACCCGCTTTATGGATAAAAATTGTCCGGCTTTGATGAAAGATAAAAACCGAATGCCCTTGTTGTATGACATGGTGAAATATCTCTACTCCATG